A single window of Deltaproteobacteria bacterium DNA harbors:
- a CDS encoding dodecin domain-containing protein: MPESVYKVIELVGTSPDSWEKAASAAVNKASKTLRDLRIAEVAELDLQIEDGKVRAYRAKVKVSFKYED, translated from the coding sequence ATGCCGGAGAGCGTCTACAAGGTGATCGAGCTGGTCGGCACCAGCCCCGACTCGTGGGAGAAGGCGGCGTCGGCCGCCGTCAACAAGGCGTCCAAGACGCTGCGCGACCTGCGCATCGCCGAGGTCGCCGAGCTCGACCTGCAGATCGAGGACGGCAAGGTGCGCGCCTATCGCGCCAAGGTGAAGGTCTCGTTCAAGTACGAGGACTGA
- a CDS encoding FKBP-type peptidyl-prolyl cis-trans isomerase, with protein MWRRSLLAVLAVVVVAVPSSAGGPEPKTDDEKTLYALGLALARNVGSFNLTEKELDLVKAGLTDGVLNRKPQVDIETFGPKIQGLAQARAAASAEVEKKSSQAFLEKAAGEKGATKTPSGLIISEIKPGTGDSPKPTDTVKVHYQGTLTDGTVFDSSIKRGEPATFPLNGVIKCWTEGLQLMKVGGKSRLVCPSDIAYGDRGSPPTIKPGATLVFEVELLEIVKK; from the coding sequence ATGTGGAGGAGATCCCTGCTCGCCGTCCTGGCCGTCGTCGTCGTGGCCGTCCCGTCGAGTGCTGGCGGCCCGGAGCCCAAGACCGACGACGAGAAGACGCTCTACGCTCTCGGCCTGGCGCTCGCCCGCAACGTCGGCTCGTTCAACCTGACCGAGAAGGAGCTGGATCTCGTCAAGGCCGGCCTCACCGACGGGGTCCTCAACCGCAAGCCCCAGGTCGACATCGAGACCTTCGGCCCGAAGATCCAGGGGCTGGCTCAGGCGCGCGCCGCCGCCAGCGCCGAGGTCGAGAAGAAGTCGAGCCAGGCCTTCCTCGAGAAGGCGGCGGGCGAGAAGGGCGCGACCAAGACGCCCTCCGGCCTCATCATCTCCGAGATCAAGCCGGGCACGGGGGACTCGCCCAAGCCCACCGACACGGTGAAGGTCCACTACCAGGGCACGCTGACCGACGGCACGGTGTTCGACAGCTCCATCAAGCGCGGCGAGCCGGCGACTTTCCCGCTGAACGGCGTCATCAAGTGCTGGACCGAGGGGTTGCAGCTCATGAAGGTGGGCGGCAAGAGCCGTCTCGTCTGCCCCTCGGACATCGCCTACGGCGACCGCGGCTCGCCTCCCACGATCAAGCCCGGCGCGACGCTCGTCTTCGAGGTCGAGCTGCTCGAGATCGTGAAGAAGTAG
- a CDS encoding DMT family transporter, with protein MASIGVTERSADSRALAYAGLSVSTFGWAAAFIAGKVALADMTPLSVAVWRYALASTVLLPFAVRQRPAQGVGRAAAPLALMVVCGGVLYPWLFLLALAHTSATNTALLIALNPVFTLLLSPLIGEPLDRHRLGGVSLALAGAAVVITAGDTHRLPGLWLQRGDLLAVAAAGCWALFNLASRPVVARLAPAFTNCVVYGLGGLALYGLARGDAPWAQLAAATPAARGGVVLMALLSSVMAGQLFLVGVRTVGVGRTVVFVYLVPVLTAVLSTTLLGEPFRLAQAVGGSAVLGGVYWTTRG; from the coding sequence ATGGCCTCGATCGGCGTAACGGAGCGCTCGGCGGACTCGCGGGCGCTCGCCTACGCGGGCCTTTCGGTGTCGACGTTCGGATGGGCGGCCGCCTTCATCGCCGGCAAGGTCGCGCTCGCCGACATGACGCCGCTCTCGGTCGCCGTGTGGCGCTACGCGCTCGCCTCGACGGTCCTGTTGCCCTTCGCCGTGCGGCAGCGGCCCGCACAGGGCGTCGGGCGCGCGGCGGCGCCCCTCGCGCTCATGGTCGTCTGCGGCGGCGTCCTCTACCCGTGGCTCTTCCTCCTCGCCCTCGCGCACACGAGCGCCACCAACACGGCGCTCCTGATCGCGCTCAACCCCGTCTTCACGCTGCTCCTCTCGCCGCTCATCGGCGAGCCGCTCGATCGGCACCGGCTGGGCGGCGTGTCGCTGGCGCTCGCCGGGGCCGCCGTCGTCATCACCGCCGGCGACACGCACCGCCTCCCGGGACTGTGGTTGCAACGGGGCGATCTCCTGGCCGTCGCCGCCGCGGGGTGCTGGGCGCTGTTCAACCTGGCCTCGCGCCCGGTGGTCGCGCGGCTCGCCCCGGCCTTCACCAACTGCGTGGTGTACGGGCTCGGCGGCCTGGCGCTTTATGGCCTCGCCCGCGGCGACGCTCCGTGGGCTCAGCTCGCCGCGGCCACCCCGGCGGCGCGGGGCGGGGTCGTCCTGATGGCGCTCCTCTCCTCCGTGATGGCCGGCCAGCTCTTCCTGGTCGGCGTGCGTACCGTCGGCGTCGGCCGGACGGTCGTGTTCGTCTACCTCGTGCCGGTGCTGACGGCCGTCCTGTCGACGACGCTGCTCGGCGAGCCGTTCCGCCTCGCACAGGCGGTGGGCGGCTCGGCGGTCCTCGGCGGCGTCTACTGGACGACGCGGGGGTAG
- a CDS encoding branched-chain amino acid ABC transporter substrate-binding protein → MSLTGPLAPMGSCARRGLELWADEARAARRAVELVVRDDRSAARTAREQVEDLLRRVDLLAGPYSSGLTRAVAPIAEAHGVVLWNHGGAADDIHAQRLRAPVGILTPASRYFEPALRWIPDGPVLVLCRRASGFSAAVTAGAEAAARRQGRPVRIATYSAADALRRFVARLAAEPPALLLAAGRFEDDVALAGILSHGARPPTVLVAAGVRQFGEALGVAANGFVGPSQWQAGADVVPDLGSSAAHFVRRFTACFGVAPDYAAAQAYAAGVVMSRCVELAGTLDQERLRAAAATLDCTTLFGRFRIDPVTGLQTGHEMLLVEWVEGRRRVVPV, encoded by the coding sequence GTGTCGCTCACGGGGCCCCTCGCGCCGATGGGAAGCTGCGCGCGGCGCGGGCTCGAGCTCTGGGCGGACGAGGCACGGGCCGCTCGCCGAGCCGTGGAGCTGGTCGTGCGCGACGACCGGAGCGCCGCCCGGACCGCGCGCGAGCAGGTCGAAGACCTGCTCCGCCGGGTCGATCTCCTGGCCGGGCCATACTCGAGCGGACTCACGCGCGCGGTCGCGCCGATCGCCGAGGCGCACGGCGTCGTCCTCTGGAACCACGGCGGCGCGGCGGACGACATTCACGCCCAGCGACTCCGCGCGCCCGTCGGCATTCTCACGCCGGCGAGCCGTTACTTCGAGCCGGCGCTCCGCTGGATTCCGGACGGCCCCGTCCTCGTCCTCTGCCGGCGCGCGAGCGGCTTCTCGGCCGCCGTCACTGCGGGCGCGGAAGCGGCGGCGCGGCGCCAGGGCCGTCCGGTCCGCATCGCGACGTATTCCGCCGCCGACGCCCTCCGGCGGTTCGTCGCGCGTCTCGCCGCCGAGCCGCCCGCCTTGCTCCTCGCCGCGGGGCGATTCGAGGACGACGTCGCCCTCGCCGGCATCCTCTCCCACGGCGCACGACCGCCGACCGTGCTCGTGGCCGCTGGCGTCCGACAATTCGGAGAGGCACTCGGCGTGGCGGCGAACGGCTTCGTCGGACCAAGCCAGTGGCAGGCCGGCGCCGACGTCGTGCCGGACCTCGGGTCGTCGGCAGCGCACTTCGTCCGCCGCTTCACAGCGTGCTTCGGGGTCGCGCCCGACTATGCGGCCGCGCAGGCGTACGCGGCCGGCGTCGTCATGAGCCGCTGCGTCGAGCTGGCAGGCACGCTCGACCAGGAGAGGCTCCGCGCCGCGGCGGCGACGCTCGACTGCACGACGCTCTTTGGGCGCTTCCGCATCGACCCCGTGACGGGGCTGCAGACGGGCCACGAGATGCTGCTCGTCGAGTGGGTGGAGGGACGGCGGCGGGTTGTTCCCGTGTGA